The following proteins are encoded in a genomic region of Hydra vulgaris chromosome 05, alternate assembly HydraT2T_AEP:
- the LOC136080832 gene encoding uncharacterized protein LOC136080832, whose product MPELSTCCIGKALNEQCYLSNKSKRYQELSKLNQELISLRSKINPIDFICSYHEKVYLSRYENEHRRYCCNPLNKHAKNVKNSLRVISLSYAKDFGLIPGQKICTSCRKVLNCKHNTKENELQEKEIYVDNHTLKEDLNSSIASFGCSPLKLVSKKDRVAYGKRKIDSVRAHTQKAVANVLGLEIAALCGIESPSKKCLKKTNTDLDNIMTQIKSKFEKTLSNSEKITLLTLTPDSWSIEKTQKFFFTSKRSVVQARKLSKKSGILSKPSPKSGRKLSEDVITEVVHFYECDEYSRVCPGKKEFVSVKVDSKKQHIQKRLLLVNMKELHIELKKKYNYLKVGFSKLCELRSKWCIPVGGASGLHAVCVCQYHQNVKLLVQKIPGISDYKILLKLMACSIENRDCMLHSCDKCPAKKVLLDYIDTLFTEKEISEVNFYQWQKSNYQCTLVPATLPLDEFIEMVYEQLDSLRVHHFISKSQATYYQHLKTNLKENQALVLLDFAENYSFLIQDAVQGFHWNNSQATVHPFVAYFIKDGKLDSQSYCVISDHLKHGTDAVHCFIGNVIDKLKQLQTFEHIIYFSDGAASQYKNYKNLINLCYHKHDFDMTAEWHFFATSHGKSPCDGVGGTVKRLVARASLQSLNDPIDTPSKMYSWCVQHVKGISFFFVDKVSIETHTTNFNLEERYRSCSTIPGTRNHHSFIPMSLTSIKIRRVSFDIICTNVDFSTCRIYINKISSYSPGEYVACVYDAQWYLGNILSISEEHQDLNMKFMKKSLCNKFTWPCRDDLCWVPLMHILCKVQSLKVQSNSGRFYSIDLKEINEIILLFEKFNFL is encoded by the exons atgcCTGAGCTTTCTACTTGCTGTATTGGTAAAGCATTAAATGAACAGTGCTATCTatctaataaaagtaaacgCTACCAAGAACTGTCTAAACTAAACCAAGAGCTTATTTCTTTGAGAAGCAAAATAAATCccatagattttatttgtagcTATCACGAGAAAGTTTACTTGTCGAGGTATGAGAATGAACATCGCAGGTATTGTTGTAATCCGTTGAACAAGCACGCAAAAAATGTGAAAA ATTCTCTTAGAGTTATCAGTCTTTCATATGCCAAAGATTTTGGTTTAATACCTGGTCAAAAAATTTGCACTAGTTGCAGAAAAGTTCTGAATTGCAAAcataatacaaaagaaaatgaactccaagaaaaagaaatttatgttgACAACCATACATTAAAAGAAGATCTTAATTCAAGTATTGCAAGTTTTGGATGCTCACCTCTAaaacttgtttcaaaaaaagatagaGTTGCATATGGAAAGCGTAAAATTGATAGCGTAAGAGCTCATACACAAAAGGCTGTTGCCAATGTGCTAGGTTTAGAAATAGCTGCACTTTGTGGAATTGAATCACcctcaaaaaaatgtttgaaaaaaacaaacacagaTTTAGACAATATTATGActcaaattaagtcaaaatttgaaaaaacattgtcaaattctgaaaaaatcACACTTCTTACACTCACTCCAGACAGTTGGTCAATAGAGAAAActcagaagtttttttttacttcaaaaagaTCTGTAGTACAAGCCagaaaattaagtaaaaaaagtggaATACTATCAAAACCTTCTCCAAAATCGGGTAGAAAACTAAGCGAAGATGTAATTACAGAGGTTGTTCATTTCTACGAATGCGATGAATATTCAAGGGTTTGTCCAGgaaaaaaagagtttgtttCAGTTAAAGTAGATAGTAAAAAGCAACATATCCAAAAGCGCCTTCTACTAGTCAATATGAAAGAGCTACATAttgagttaaaaaagaaatataattatcttaaagttggattttcaaaattatgtgagCTAAGGTCCAAGTGGTGCATTCCTGTGGGTGGTGCTTCTGGTCTGCATGCAGTTTGTGTTTGCCAGtaccatcaaaatgtaaagCTCCTTGTACAGAAAATTCCTGGAATTTCTGATtacaaaatcttattaaaattaatggctTGTAGCATTGAAAATAGAGATTGTATGCTGCATAGCTGCGATAAATGTCCTGCTAAAAAGGTTTTGTTAGACTACATTGACACTTTGTTTacagaaaaagaaattagtgaAGTTAACTTTTATCAATGGCAAAAATCAAATTACCAATGTACTTTAGTACCAGCAACTCTACCTTTAGATGAATTTATTGAAATGGTTTATGAACAGTTAGATAGTTTACGAGTGCatcattttatatcaaaaagtcAAGCCACCTACTACCAACatttgaaaactaatttaaaagaaaatcaagcTTTGGTTCTTCTTGACTTTGcagaaaactatagttttctaATACAGGATGCAGTGCAAGGTTTTCACTGGAATAACAGCCAAGCAACTGTGCACCCCTTTGTTGcgtattttataaaagatggAAAACTTGATAGTCAAAGTTATTGTGTTATATCAGATCATCTGAAACATGGAACAGATGCTGTTCATTGCTTTATCGGTAATGTTATTGATAAACTTAAACAATTACAAACATTTGAACACATTATCTATTTTAGTGATGGAGCTGcatcacaatataaaaattacaaaaatcttaTCAACTTATGCTACCATAAACACGATTTTGACATGACTGCAGAGTGGCACTTTTTTGCAACATCGCATGGTAAAAGCCCTTGTGATGGTGTTGGTGGAACAGTGAAACGTCTTGTTGCACGAGCCAGTCTACAATCACTAAACGATCCTATTGACACACCAAGCAAAATGTACAGCTGGTGTGTTCAACACGTCAAaggaatatcttttttttttgttgacaaagtTTCAATAGAAACACATACTACAAACTTCAATTTGGAAGAGAGATATCGTTCTTGTTCGACAATACCTGGGACACGAAACCACCACAGTTTTATCCCAATGTCACTTAcctcaataaaaataagaagagTCTCATTTGATATTATTTGCACTAATGTGGATTTTTCTACTTgcagaatttatattaataaaatttccagttACTCACCAGGAGAATATGTGGCCTGCGTTTACGATGCTCAATGGTATTTAGGAAATATTCTTAGTATTTCAGAAGAGCATCAAGATCTTAATATGAAATTCATGAAAAAGTCTTTATGTAACAAGTTTACGTGGCCATGCAGAGATGATCTTTGTTGGGTACCTCTAATGCATATTTTATGCAAAGTGCAATCTCTTAAAGTCCAGTCAAACAGTGGAAGATTTTATAGTATTGacttaaaagaaatcaatgagattattttattatttgagaaatttaactttttgtaa